In the genome of Arachis stenosperma cultivar V10309 chromosome 6, arast.V10309.gnm1.PFL2, whole genome shotgun sequence, the window TAAACAATGAAATGTTCTGCAGATGCAATGCAATTCTTCATTTAAGCCTGATGCAAAATCAACAAATTGTGTCAGATGAAATACTTTTCAACCCAAAGCAATGGAACTATGGCAGCCTCATCAATTAACACCCCCACCCTCCTTTTTCTTCCATGCTTTTTAGAGCTTTTCCCCCCGAGATTTTTTAGAATTGTGATTgcaactaataattaattacatcATGCTGTTAAAACTCCTTTACTCTCTGCAAGAGATGCTATACTTAACAATAAATAGTGAGAAATATCTCGACATATGAAGTACAAATAAAtgttaataaaataatagaaatatagaatCCCATAAAGCTTACCCTAAATTTGGTTAGGGCACCCCAAAGGACAAATGTCTCGTTGCAATCATGATGCCTATGATTCCCTCTCAACCTGCCAGGCCGAATCTCTCCTATATGAACCGAAGCACAAGTGAGAGCTCCACCTGCAGAGAACCAACCACCATTTCCCTTTCAAATTCCAATGGCCACAAAACATAGAATCACATCGTACATCTAAGTCTCCGTTAAAACACTCAAATACATCAACAAATCCACTAAACTAGGAAACAGATCATAACAAGAATGCAAAATcctcatttaaaaaaaaataataaaaaagctAAATGCAAACTATTCTCAAAATGGACGAGACACCAAATTACTCCACCCAAAAATTCTCAACTTCAATTTGACCTTGCTCCTTCGCATAATCACATTATAAATATGCTAATCTCCAATCTATGAACCAAACAGATGGCTAAATACACGTTCAACGATATTCAATTAAAAACTACGATCGAATTTGACATACCGATCTCTAACTAAAAGACAATGATGAGAAACACCGAAGTTAgaggggaaaaagaaaaaacctaAAATGCCAGAAGCTCGAGCTAGCGAGATAGGGTCGAGGAGCCAACCGCGGGTGTCCTTAGCGACGGGGGAGGGGACGGAGGAGCTGAACCTAACAAGGTTGGCCATTCTATCGGCTTCGCGGGTTGATTCCGTTAGAGGCGACGGAAAGCGTTGAAGGCGGgcggaggaggaagaagaggaatggTGGATGGTGAAGGAGATCCATGTGAGGATGAGGAGGAAGCAGAGGAGGAAGGGAAGAGCTTGCGGCTTCTGAAGGAAGTGAGGGAGTGTGGCGTGGAAAGGAGGACGGATCTGGTGGAACCCAGCGGTGGGGTCCAGGGATGGACCTGCAAGGGCGGCGGTGTTGATGTAGACTGACCTtctggtgttggtgttggtggcAGTGGTGGGGCTCCTCTCAGTTGGCCCTCTCATGTCTCGTTTCAGTTTTGCGTGTGTTGGAGAGATCCTCTTCCTTCGGTTTCCTGTTTTTTGTCCTCGAAACCACAGTTTTGTGCTTGCTTCCTTGCTGGGGTTCGGCGGTGGAATCTGGATACTGGATAGAGTTTGACAATAGAGGGTGCCTAGTATTGGCCTGTGTATGTTGGTGATTCCGTTTGGGTATTGTTGCTCTAGttatttattaaaagaaaagctCAAGACActgattttaatttatgttagtCAGTATTTTTAGtgaataatttaatatttttaatttaatagtttaatattatatttttaattaatatttatagatattattgattaattattgaataaaaaaataaattatattaattttataatatttttctttttatttttttaagataaaatgtgatattttataatatactttttaagtaggattaagaaaaatataaaaaatattatataataaaaattcataCGTAATAATATTAactgaaaaattaaaatgatttatttttattttttaattattttttttgtttaaaaaatattatgtgactctaaaaaatatattattagaatttaGTTAACATTTGACCTAAACACatatgataaatttattattaatagaaaattttaaatatttttatttaatacaaataaaataaatacattgaaaatttaaattttttatatttttaataaattttatttttgtaattttaacaTTTGCTCTTAGGACTCATGTTAGCTAAATccatattattaatatataattctaTAACATACTAATACAATTAGTATTGGGCTAGCCCAATTAGAAAATTATACTATAAATAGGAGTATGATGTAATAATGTAAGGGGACATGGTGTAATTGGAAACTCTACTTTCTCTCTTTGGCCCTATGTCTAAGGATTTCTCTTCTATTCTCTGTGATTATCTCTAATTCTCTCTAGTTCTTGATACAAATTCGTATCAAATGGTGCTTTCATTGAACACCATGCCAAATTCCTATGATGATGCAATTTGGAATCAGATTCAAACTAGCTTAGATCACTTGAATTCAGATTATGAAAAAACGATCCAAAATACTTGCAGATATTCAGGCAACCTGCACCAAAATTTGTGCAACCTTCCGAAATCATCAACGAATCCAACAGCTTCCAATATGTCAGATTCAAGCCAAATCAACCTCAGCTTTTCCACCACTCAACAATGATTCAACAAAGCCATCATTAGAAAATTCAATAATCACAGATCTTCAATTTTGGAATTCAGATCAAGAATATCAAATTGCTAAGTCTACAACAGCGAAAGCTTCAGAATCAGCAAGGAATCCAGAAATTACAAAAGAAGTTCACATcaaaggagaagaaggagactCATCAAATTTAAAGTTTACAGTTCAACCTCAACTACAAATAAAATCAACAGAGGTGGCAGATCAAGCAATAATTCAGCATTCATCTTTGTCTATTTATAATTACTACGATGCAGTACCACCAtttcagcaacaacaacaaccatcTTGTCTAAATTCAACTCTCATAGATgcataaaacaaaaaagaagcaACAGATTTGGCTGAAGTAGCAGAATTAGCTttcaattttgaatttcaacCAGTAGAATCAACAGCCATTTCAGTTCAAGTAGGATTCCAGAATTCAATTCTAGAACTGCAATCAAACTTACCTCTCATTCCAGAACATACAAGAGAAGAAAACATGGATCTACATTTGGCGCATTTGGAGGAAACGGCTCCGGCCGAGGAAGAAGTTATCGTCCAGGGCGGCGGATCAGCAGTGGAGGAATGGAATCGCCCACCGCCAAAGCTACCTTACTCGTTTACAAAGGCGGCGGTTGGCCAGGCGACGGCAAGCGGCGCTGGCGAAGCTGTGGTTCTGCATCAAGGGAGTAGTGCCGAGGTCGGCACCATCGTGatggaggaaggagaggacacCGTGCATGAAGGAGGTGGCTAGATCCAAAGCGGCAAGGACGGTGGCGCGAGTGGTTCCGCGGGTGTACTTCGCTGTGGCATTGTCGCGACGCGCAGAGCACCGCGAACGACGAGAAGTCGTATGGAGAAAGCACTGAGTTCCGACGGCAATCCTCGCAGAGGCTGGCTCCGTCATGCTTCTCCGTTAGTGGCCAAGCCACCGCCTTTCACGGCGGCTGTCTTCCCGTGGGATCGAGGCGGTGAACAACACAACAACAATTTGCAGTGGCGAGCGGCGGTTTTGGTAAGTGGCAGAGAGAATGCCACAACAAACCAGGGAGACGAAAGACGGAGATGGCAGGACGAGAGCTGGATGGCAGTTCCCCCATGCAACTCCGCGACTGCCGGCGAcgtgtggtgcacgaaattggaAATTACAattcttcacaacttcacacaactaaccagcaagtgcactgggttgtctaagtaataccttacgtgagtaagggtcgatcatacggagattgttggcttgaagcaagttatggttatcttgtaactcttagtcaagatatcaattataattatcagttgacttgcaaataaacaaaagagcatgaaataaatacttgttatgcagtaatggagaatatgttggatttttggagatgctttgtcttctgaatctatGCTTTCTTCCTGTCTTcgtcttcacgcacgcaagttCCCTCCcttggcaagctgtatgtttggtgggtcaccgttgtcaatggctaccatccatcctctcagttaaaatagtccaggtgcgctgtcactgcacagctaatcatctatcgATTCTCACTCATGTTAGAATAGGATCCATCGATCcctttgcatctgtcactaagcccaacccttgtgagtttgaagctcgtcacagtcatccaatccctgaatcctactcggaataccacagacaaggtttagacttttcggattctcaagaatgctgccaatggattctagcttataccacgaagactctgattaagggaTCTAAGAGACACTCATTCAGTAGAAtggggtggttgtcaggcacgcgttcataggttgagaatgatgatgagtgtcacggatcatcacattcgtcatattgaagtgcgaatgaatatcttggatagaaacaagcatgtttgaatagaaaacagaaataattgcattaatccatcgagacacagcagagctcctcacccccaacaatggagtttagagactcatgccatcaaaaagtacaaagttcagatctaaaaatgtcatgaggtacaaaataaatctctaaaagttatttaaatactaaactagtaacctaggtttacagaaaaagagtaaactgagatagatagtgcagaaatccacttctgaggttcacttggtgtgtactggggctgagctttgagctttacacgtgcataggctatttttggagttaaacgccaggttgtaacctgtttctggcgtttaacgccagaatggaacatggaaTTGGCGTCAAACACCAGTTTACATCATTTATCTTcaagcaaagtatagactattatatattgttggaaatccttggatgtctactttccaacgcaattgagagcgtgccaattggatttctgtaactctagaaaatccattccgagtgcagggaggtcagaatccaacagcatcagcagtcctttttcagcctgaatcagatttttgctcagatccttcaatttcagtcagaaaatacctgaaattacaaaaaaaacacacaaagtcatagtaaagtccagaactatgaattttgcctaaaaactaataaaaatatactaaaaattaactaaaacatactaaaaactacatgaaattacccccaaaaagcgtataaaatatccgctcatcacaacaccaaacttatactgttgcttgttcccaagcaactagataaataaaataggaaaaaaagaaatcaagaagcaataatatctcagagttttaagtgaagctcagattctaattagatgagcggggctagtagctttttgcttccgaacagttttggcatctcactttatcctttgaaattcagaatgattggcatccatagtaactcagaattcagataatgttattggtTCTCCTATTttagcatgttgattcttgaacacagttacttatgagtcttggctgtgaccctaagcattttgttttccagtattaccaccagatacataaatgccacagacacataactgggtaaaccttttcagattgtgactcagctttgctaaagttcccagttagaggtgtccagagttcttaggcacactcttttgctttggattacgactttaaccactcagtctcaagctcttcacctggaccttcatgacacaagcacatggttagggatagtttgatttagccgcttaggctaggattttattcctttaggccctcctttccattgatgctcaaagccttggatcctttttgcccttgccttttagtttaaggggctattggctttttctgcttgctttttcttgcttcaaaaatcaatttcatgattttttagatcatcaataacatttctcttgttcatcattcctTTAAGAGCCAACagatttaacattcataaactccactatcaaaattatgcactgttcaggcattcattcagaagacaaaaagtattgccaccacatataactaatttgaatttttcttattaaaaactcgaaaaaatattgcttccttattctaaaaatctgctattttattcatgtttgatgatgatgagaaaaataaattatatcttaattggagataaaatcaaaataaatatactaattactactactcatatataatttctaaggtaaattcctaataagaaaattatcacagagttaaggctaagattaggactcaacaacctttattttgggaggtggatgcTCCTTTAGTCTGTGGGATGCTTAGCCCTTCAAGACAtagcttctgacgcttcagttccttcagttcacacccttgctcttcttgttccccaagcagtttgcaaagcatgctattttgattttgctgttcttcctttagttggtccatagcttcttgcaacttggtaacaGATGCTTCAAGACACTCCCAGTATTCAGTTTGAGGGATTTCcgggaggaactcctgtgctttcctcttgatgggatcgtcctgcacttgttgtccttccattgatTTTTTGGAGATTGGttgctcaactgagatatactcatttactcccatctttaccccagcatctttacacagcatagagattaagcttggataagccaatttggcatctttggagttcttgtttgcaattgtgtaaagttcacaagaaatcagctgatgaacttccacttctttttccaacataatacaatggatcattactgctcttttgatggtgactttagagcggttgctagtgggcagtatagaacgcccaatgaagtccagccagcctctggcaactggtttgagatctcctctcttgagttggtttgggacaccatttgtgttggttgtccacttggttccagggaggcatatgtcctctataATTTTGTCCAAG includes:
- the LOC130932879 gene encoding uncharacterized protein LOC130932879, which encodes MRGPTERSPTTATNTNTRRSVYINTAALAGPSLDPTAGFHQIRPPFHATLPHFLQKPQALPFLLCFLLILTWISFTIHHSSSSSSARLQRFPSPLTESTREADRMANLVRFSSSVPSPVAKDTRGWLLDPISLARASGILGGALTCASVHIGEIRPGRLRGNHRHHDCNETFVLWGALTKFRLENSEVTDTGYAEVIIGPDDIVVAASPSNTAHALVNIDPVRSTFFIGCQDNTINYNASSTDFNVWKDL